The genomic stretch AAGATGACAGCACATAATACATATCTTCACAAGTCAAGTCAAAATCCTTGGCTCCCACTAATGGCTAGGTAAGGGGTCGGATATATGCTACATCACCCCTATGTTAGCAACACACAAAGGTTGTTCCCGAATGACTGACTTATAATGAAAATCACATCAGAAGTGCAGTTAATGACGGTAATAAAAAGAAATGCAACCAACTTATTAAGTCATTTTGCTATATTCCACTGTGATACAAAACCAAAGAGTAGCGTTTAGAAACTACATAACCAAAGAGGGAAATCTCCTACTCCCAAATAAACCCAACTTATTAAGTCATTGACAGTGCCATGTTCCAATGGGGAACTTGATCTGTGTTAGGACGCAATCATCTAACCCCAACATGAACAAGGTTTACGCTCTCCATTTTAATCTCTTCTAAACTCCGGCTCTCTTTACACCAAAAATGTACTGTAATTCTttcaagttttaaaccaagtacATAATTTAACAGATGATTAGTTTGATCTACATAGTGTACTGGGATCATAATCTAATCTATATTTACTCCCAGACACAACAGTAAAGTTCATTGGAGATCAAAATGAGATTAATTCCATAAATAAGGATCCATTTCAATTGGGTAAATTACAATCTCACATAGAACTAGGTCACTTTGTTTTCACAATCAAGGCTTCCGAAAATGGTTAGGATTCGGCTCCTTGAAAGCGGTAAAGGCACAGCTTAAAATACAAAGATGAAAGAAAAGgcaaaaacaaaattaaaagaaGCAGCAAGAAAAAAGAGTGATGAACTTACTTCTTGATTGATTTGGTAAAATGATTGgtgaaatgagttgaaaatatcgATCGATAAATAATGTAATGTGATTGTGATCAACACAAAATGACGAATTAAATAAGTCATAAGTGGGTCCAAATTTTGGGTATGGCTTACCAGTCGGCACTCGCCACTTGAGGTAAGGTCTCACGTGTCACACGTGCATCCAAATTAATGGAAATGGATCCTTTTCAttttctttctctccatttcctctcacaatctatttaaataataattacccCTTTCATTCTGATtttccctttatttttatgcgtaaatttagaaccgttagatgtTACCAAAATGTAATCCGGATTTAATAAGTACTTACCTCTCTATTTCTTTTTAGAAAATGGAGAGAAATTGGGCTCCAAATTAATGGTGATATTCACAAATCACGAATCTCAATGGTGGGTGTATCGTGACTTTGCGGTCTTATGGAGGTTCAAGGGTTTGACTTCTAACTTCAACAAATTATGCATTTTCTTTGAGAGACCGTTACAAGTCAAAcgttttgttatatatttttttcgTCCTGGTTATTTGTTgttctttgattttggcacaaagactaagAAAGGAGATgagaccaattactaaatgacaagtggaataaattgagtgtgaataatcaaattactaatcaaattcattcttaaaatagaaaggacaacaaatgactaagacacccaaaaatgaaaaaggacaacaaataaccgcgacagagggagtataatataatAAACACAAATATGAGAAGATTAGATTGGATATaatgtaaaatatataaataaatgatACGGGGTAGATATTATTTAGAAAAGAGAAGAAGTTTAATAATATAAATCAGAGATACTCCTTAATCCCTATGTTTCGGGCATTTGATCATATTTGGATTGACACAAAAACCAAGGAGAGAGGATAAGACCATTTGTGGATATTGTTTTTTTTATATGAGGAAAGGAAACGAGGTCAATCGAAAATCGACCTACAACATTCTCGTGGATGAGAGCGGTAATCGAAAGTCAAAAAACTTTCAAATCACCCAAAGAACATAAATTACATGGtaacaaaaggcacaaattaatctcaaagaaaatcttgtgaaactttaaaaaaaaaaaaggtcaaaAAGCAGACAACAAAGTGTCCAATCTCAATATGCTACAAccagttgtacggtgtagaattcGAGCTTGGTGATAAAATATCCAAGTATTATGTTAaaaaatatgagctttattaaaaAATATTGAGTttatccatttacacattaaacaCATGATGTTTGAATTAACTcagaaaaaaatacatataaagcTCAGATTCTTATACCTTAGTTGTACAATGTTTATGGTACAACtgaatgtataatcctatttgtgtacAATAAGTCAATAAGTTATGTGAATAATCCCTTTAAAAACATTTTCAATATAGAAAGGTAAGCAAATGATGAGACTTTCAATTTATAGAATAGATAAAAAAATAACCACGACGCAGGGAGTATATGTGAGCCAAACTGATTTTAAAGGCTCGGCTCATTAGCTCGCTAAGTGAGCAATGAGCTTTCTGTCATTGAATTGTTTATGGGTGGTGGTCATTCATAAACGGGTTTAACTCTTTTATGGACTCAAATGACCATTTTACCCCTTTTATTTCAACCAAAATTTTCAATTCTCTCTCTATTCAATTCTCCTCTTGAATTCCACCACCTCCCTCCCCCACTCCTGCCACCACCTTGTCACTGCTCTTCCCGGCCTTAGCTTGCCGCCAACCATCGCCTCCTTCCCTCGCCTCCCTTGACCGACGAAGCCCACCACACTAATGTCGTCCAttgttgagcagcagcagcagctatAGCTTACCACAATATGGAGAGCGATGGCGAAAGCGTGAAAACAATACAATGCGTTTGTTCTTCACACAAAGTTTCAATTTCATCCATTGCTATTCATTAACACTAATCAAAATGCTAATGATGTCAATTTGGCATCTGCCTTAAAGGATCAGACTCTTAAAGGTTTGGATGTTCTTGCTGATGATACCACCGCTAATTCCATCAAAccctaattaaattaatttaatctcCATAATTTGCTAGAACATAGTTAATCGATTTAATAAATTAGAGTTATTACTTGATCAATATGAGAATTAACGTTCACAATTGAGTAATTTgacaatttgattaattttgtgaggAAGAGAATTAGGGAGAGGGTTTTTATTTTGTTCTTCGGAGAAGGGTATGGTTTGGAAAAGTAATGacaaaaaaatccataaataagtAATGTGTGTCCAATCGGTCCATGAAAGAGCAACTACATTGTTTATTACCCACACTTCATTTATGCAACTAGATGTTTACATTTCTGTCTTGCCTAGTTCAATTAATGATTAGTATCCTGTATCATACTACCCATTATCAACCATTACTATCGTCCCTCACCTCCCTCATCTAACCCCTTACCCAATCAATAACACTACCACCAACCACCCTTAcctacaaaaataaaaataaaaaccacTCTTACGAAATCAGAATCGCACCACAACCCGCCAGAAGCTTGATCTCAAAGCCGAGCTTTAACCCGGTCAATTGCAAAGGCTTGCCAAGAAGACTGAGTTCATTTACCACCCTACTAAAGAGGGTCTTTAAAGCCAAATAAACCTAGGTTCAGTATTGTTACATTGAATAATAAACGTAGCCAAGATTGGAATAGATATGGTGCAGAACACAGGGTCTCTTCTCCTTATTCCATATAAACTTCGTTTAGAAACCGCTAACATATACATGCATAGACACATGTCCATAGTCCAAACATACTAACTGGTCCTTGTCATGCCAGAAGCAATATTTTGCCAATGTGCTGGCTGCTCTCCATCAGCTGATGAGCTTCAGCTGCCTGTGACAAAGGGAAGCTCTTATATATCACAGGCTTCACTTTGTTGGCTACGATTGCCGGCCATACCTTCGTCTCAACCTCCTTGATGATGCTTGCTTTGTTCTCAGGACTTCTATTTCGCAAGCCAGCACCTGAAACACAACTATGTTATGTAGTACTGATACATTGATACTATCACATAAGATGATAAGAGTTGAGAAAGTGCGTACAACAAAACAGTCATATCTGATAAACGTGTTAGTGGTGTTACTTATGACTCGGGTTTCATAACTGCTCTTATGTCATCATTTACACCACAAAACAAGAAAGTACATAAAAGGGGAAAAATAATTCAGACTCGAGATCCATAACTGGAAAATCATATGTATTCTTAATTTTCTATACTATTAACACCCCGGCAAATTATTTACGCTAATATGTAGGACAAATGGAATTAAATCTAGCCATGTAACTTGTCTCAAAATCGGCAGTTGATCTACGCCACAATTCACAAAGCGGCCGATACTACCTCAAAATCTGGTAGCAGTTTCCATCAGAAAAACTTGATAACTCGGTCCAATGAGATTCTAGAAGATTTGTAGATACTACATTGTCTACATAGGAGATAGGACAGTCTTCTCAGAAAGCTCAATTCAgtaaaatttgataccgtcatgAACTATAATATTATATTGTGTTCAAGAAATTTCTGCATACCTTGCACTGTGAGTCTCTTAGCAAGGAAACTTCCAAGGTTCACTTGTGTAGAAACTCCACCTTGAAGGCCGATGATGAAAAGACGCCCATCAAAATTTAAGCTGTCAATGTTACGCTGAAAGTAAGCCCCGCCCATATTGTCCAATATGACATCAACACCTGTCCAATAAACGAATCTACATTACTTTCTTCACTATCAAGCAACCAAGATACATCCCTCGTACGTGAGAGTGCCAGTCTAGATTGAAATGTACAAATTGCATGGGGAACAGTTCAGAACAATGGAACTAAATTGGTGTTGCCTGTAAGTGCTGTAACAGAAACGTGAACAACTATTTTGTAAAAAGTTAAGGAACTGTTTTATGAGATTTGAGCTAATTTCACTTTGGTTGTCTAACGTGTTGTAAACTTAGAAATTCCCCTTTGATAACTGAGTTTTGTCAACTTTCTCACACTTTGGTGAAAAAGGTGATAGTAAGTTCCCACTTTGGTGTACTAAGATATAACATAGTCAAAACGTATCTAAAAGTTCTAAACTAATTAAATTTTTAAGGGCAATGAAATACAGAAGTCTTAGGGCACCAAAGAGGAATTATCTCGACTCAAATCATAGGGCACGTAATTTATATGTTAGTGAGGATAGTAGAGTTTAAACAACATGCCAAACTAATCTTTTTTAGGATGAAACCACATAGAACTTTATTCGTCTTGTACCTTTTCCTCCGGTTTCTTCTTTCACTCTTGCCACAAAATCTTCTGTCTTATAATTGATGCACACATCAGCTCCAAGATCTTTGCAAAATGCCAATTTTTCGTCACTTCCTAGCATAACATGCAAATAGCAAGTGTTACAGTAATAAATAATTGGTTTACTCAATTATGAGCAACGGTAAAAAACTACCAAACCTGCTGTAACAAAAACTTTTGCTCCATAATATTTAGCTATCTGAATTGCAAATGTGCCAATCCCGCTAGAACCTCCATGAACCTGAAAGCATTGGTCATCATAGTTCATAGAGCGGATTTAATAAGAGAATAATTTGTAAGaaaaaattaaaatacataatGCATATCAAACTTAAAAGTTCAATCAAAGTACAGTAGAAGAGTACCGCTCCTGAGAAAAAACTataaaatgcatatttaatcgAAGGATTTTAAGTAAAGTACAAATTACAGCAGAAGAGGGCCAGGGCTTAACTTTTAGTTGGGGCAAATAATTAACCCCTTTATGTGGGTATTAATTAACTCATAATCTTAAAACTCAGCCACATATAACATCAAACCAAACAAAAGTAAACAACTAGTAGAGGTTCAAACTATTGAAAGTGTTTCACTCTGCTAATGTTCGAGAGTAACAAAATACGGAAATTAGAATGTAAACATTATTGCAAATCAAAACGCAAAAAATATTAGGACATCGAAGCTCAAATAATCTTTGGTTTTGATAGTATCAAAGAAGAAGCTAAGGATCTCACCAAGAATGATTCTCCTTCTGAGAGTTTGCTCATCATAAAAACGGTTGACCAAACAGTACAAGCCACCTCAGGAAAACTTGCAGCTTCTTTGAGAGAAATGCCAGTTGGAACAGGCAGGACGTGCCCCGCAGGAACAGCAACTTTCTCAGCATAGCCTCCTCCGCCAAGAAGAGCGCATACCTATACAAAATAAAGACGAGACAATTAAAACACTGCTTAATGGGATGGCCTTCATTTATCCACaaattattttagtaattaatatgggTTTGATTAATGGTTAGATGGGTTAATCTCACACTTTTAGTGTCTGAGATTGTCTCTTAGGAGTTAGGAGACTTGCTGCAATTAGAATATCTTACCAATGTGAACACACTAAAGTATAAATGTAAAATAGTATAGACGATCTGAGACCGACAAGTTGAAAAGATTTCGCGAAGGATAAGCAGGAGAGATCACCCAATTAGTAAGCCAAAATCAAACTAATACAAAAGTTTAATCTATTGCCCTTCGGCTTTACAAGTAATTGCTTGTGCTAATTTAAAGATTATAGTTCTTTCTATTACTACAGAAATCATACTTCCATTTCAAACATCAAACCTTGAAATAAAAAAATTTCTCATTGATATCACTATacaatcaattttcttcttcttgTTGATGACAAATGTAATCAAATCTCCAAACGACCATAATACCACATTATATACCATCAAATTGTAGCAGGCTTTAATCCACATTCTAAACAAGAGGCAGGGTTACCAGCGGTCTCGTAACTACAACTTGTTGATCATATAATATGTGGAATATTCTACATATTAAGTATTAACCAAGAGAAACCAGCTATACAAAGTCCAAGCTTGTGAGGTCCACGTAAGCAACCAAAAATGAATCTCAATAACCAGACAAGGATCTCTACATCCAACCCCTCATCCTCCCATAGGCGAAAGACTTTGAGACATACGATACTTTTGCTGCTGTTGTGATCAGACAAGGTGAAGGAGACAAGGGCGCTAATAAACAACACAAGTTGTCATATTCGACCAATCGACCATCTCCATAAGTGAGTAATTGCAGAAACAAAAGATTAGCTAACTATCTCGAGTCCAAACTAGCATTTTCACCTTGGCAACTGTAACCATGTGTAAACAGTAAACAAGTACTCCGTAGCTTACAGTAGATGCTTTACCATGCAATGATTTATAACAATTTAAAAGTTTCAATTTTAATCAAACAATATCTTCTGACCCAAAAATACATGTCAGATGACTTAAATTGAGCAAAAACACAAACAACCCATCAaccaaaaccaactaaagtacACAAAGATGGCAACTTTATATTAAAATCATGAAAAAAAACATTGAATTAAATTAAAAGAGCATAATAAACTAGCCTGATCACCAACTTTCCAACGAGTAACAAGTTTGCCGACTTGGAGAATGATACCAGAACATTCAAGACCAGGGTAAGGTGGGGAACCAGGTGGAGGAGGGTAGGATCCCTTGCGTTGAAGGGTGTCTGCTCTATTAAGGGCAGTTGCTTCTACTTTGATTAATACTTGATCATCTTTGATTTCTGGGTCTTCTACTTCTTGTAGTTGTAGAACTTCTGGACCTCCTGGACTTGTTATTACCACTGCCTTCATCTCTTTCGCTTTCTTTTGATGATTGTTAGCTGCTGAAATGGGAATCTTGAAATACTGGATAACCTCCCGGGTTAAATACCGGCTCTCTTCTTACCAACAGTCCAGAAGAAGTGGTACTGGTAATGTGTCATTTTGCGGTACTCTTTGGTTCGGTTTTGAATCGGGTTAGTAAGTCTCTTTAGAggagtcattttttttttttttttggtaacgagGGAACCCGCCGCCACTACCTTCGGTGTGCATTGGGTAAACCCGCGGAtgtacgtgatagcctgcaaaccacgtataccaggtaaACCACGTGCACTGGGTGACAGGCTCGGAGTCTATTAGGCATGGCCTCAGGCCAAGAATGCTCGACAAAATTTTGCTCTTAAGGAGGCTTGAACCTCGGTCTCTTGGGAATTTCACCCAAATTTTAACCATTAGACTCCACCCTTGCGGGCAAGATGAGTCATTTTCATCTGAAACAATAAGACGGGATTTTGATATCACTTTAAGGCCAAATGTGATCAATTTTGGGAAAAAAAAACACCACAAGCGGTAAACACTAGCTGGACCATTATCATCACATTTGACCATAAAATGATCTCAAAACCCCGTCTTATTGTTTCAATCGAAAAAAAACAgcccgtcttaaacaagaatttgcgaTAGTAGTATTTATTTAAACTATAAATTTTTTATTTGATAGAATTGTATTACCTCGGATTATTATAAAGAATGAGACTAAAAATTTTCTTTGCATATTGAATCACATTTTGTTCCTGAATTGATAGttcattataaaaaaaataaaaagaaaaacatttACTTGCAGTAAACAAGTATAAATGTACACTACCATCGATTTTTATATACATTCTTCTAAAAGTCTAATTGTTTTACAATAATTGTATCGGAATAAATATAACATTTAACCGAATTACCAGCTAGCGCTTGAAATAATTAGACTTCCAGAGAATTTGATGTAGGAATTTTGGAAATGACAGCCTGAGTGCCTGAGAGGCAGAGTCGACAGGTATAAAATGTCAAAACCAGAAAGCGCTCCCATTTGTCACGAACTATAACCACAAAATTTAAGCTCTTAAGGGAGTAGGTGTATCATCCAGCATGAACTCTTCCCCAGCACCTAGCAGCCAGCTAATTGAGGACCCGATCCAACCCTTGTAACCTGATCGTGCATTACTGGCCTTTCCCAGTTTTATTAGCTCCCACATCAGGACCATCATCCTCGACATCGCTTGACTCCCATCGTCTGACTTCACTctgagcaaaaaaaaaaacgcaatAATAGTAGTGGTTAAGAATCAGAAAAAACAAAATCAGTTTCTCTATGTCCTCGGAGTACCTTCTAAAAAGGAAGAAAAGCTGAAAATACCCCAAACCATTGCAGTTGGTAATGTTATATAGCAGACTTGCAGTCTCAATCGTGAATAATAACATTGTACTATGATAGTATGATGAAGTGGGGTGGGCAAACTATCAATTTATCAGGTATTGTTTTCTACTTTTCTAAAACATCAATTATATTAGTTGCAAGAGTCTAGTATCAATAGTGTAGGTTATATAGCTTCCTTAAAACGGCCGTCTCCATCAAGTATCAGCCATATATCAAACTATTCATAAAGACCTTTCCTTATCCGAAATATCAGCGCAGTAAGCTGCAAAGTACCAAGTGTAATAATTCGATGTCCAAGAGAAACATAAGAAAATTTAACTGAGTAGGGGAAGGTTTAGTCCTACAAATGGTGATGTCATACGAGTCATAGTATAGAAGTAGATCAACTAGTCCTTGTATATCTAATGCCTATGCAAAGATGATAACTCTGAATTAGACAACATTTTTAAGCACGTCAAGGAGACTGGTGAGACACGAACATGACTACACGTATGCAGTATGCACACAGTTTTGCATTGCAAAGATAGAAATCACAAAACCACCATTAAAAGATACATATGGGTGTCAACCAACTTCAAGCTAGATTTAATGTTAGAATTTCATCTTTTAATTAATCGAAACTATTCCAAGATTGAACAAAAACACAAGTCTCTTTGTCCAAGTATATAATATTGTGCCTCTTTGGGTTTATGAATGAAAGAGCTCAATAATATGGGGTAGAAATCCAATCTGAGAAAAGATGGAGTCAAAAATCGCTATAAGCACAAAATAATACACGAAGAAAGATTCAAACAACAATGTTTAAATGTGGACAGACCAAAATAAATTTCATAATGGGCAGAAGGGAGTACATTGACATCTTCAAGAGATGCAAATGCCTTTTTGAACAACTGTAATCCATCCAttactagtaatttgaagttcacATAAGTTTCCATAAGCCTAGCTAATCTTATACGGAGTAATAAATTTTCTTTCAAATAGCTTCTCCGCAAGAGCAAACTAAGGAGTAGATATAAGATATGTACTGAAACGACTCCAGAGACCAGGTGCAATTTAACGAGTACTCCATAATTCCGCATAAAGGAACGTTCGGAGGCTAATGTAAACAATAGAATAACTTTACTCATCGGAggaatataaaatataaaaaaggCTAACTCAATAAAATTACTGAAAGTTTTAACATAGAATATGTAGACGAATACCTTTGTGTTCAAGCCCAACGCAGTTGAAAGCTCATAGAATTTACGCATCAACATTTCTTCTTCTACCTAAAATTCCAACACAAAAACTAACATTAATCATCACAATGGTAAATACTAAAGGCAAAAAGGCTAACAAGACAACAATATACTAAGATGCTCTGATCAATTTCCCTTCTCTTTATTTTTCCACAGTTATTCCACTTGACATTGAATGTTTCATATGATGAATCATGCTATAGCTGCCTTAAAATCATTTTAGATTTTAGACTGCTGTTTTATCCTTCTAATCATGATGATGATCTAAAACATTTTTCAAATGAATTTATCAAGAACCCTACTAATCATAAGTCATACAAACAGTTTCTCCTTCTGTTTTGCTACACCAGTTACTA from Silene latifolia isolate original U9 population chromosome 2, ASM4854445v1, whole genome shotgun sequence encodes the following:
- the LOC141642681 gene encoding uncharacterized protein LOC141642681 isoform X2; amino-acid sequence: MDPKNSSEMLKHLDKQKELLEDAHKKMSFELHRLQVEEEMLMRKFYELSTALGLNTKSEVRRWESSDVEDDGPDVGANKTGKGQ
- the LOC141642679 gene encoding uncharacterized protein LOC141642679, whose product is MKAVVITSPGGPEVLQLQEVEDPEIKDDQVLIKVEATALNRADTLQRKGSYPPPPGSPPYPGLECSGIILQVGKLVTRWKVGDQVCALLGGGGYAEKVAVPAGHVLPVPTGISLKEAASFPEVACTVWSTVFMMSKLSEGESFLVHGGSSGIGTFAIQIAKYYGAKVFVTAGSDEKLAFCKDLGADVCINYKTEDFVARVKEETGGKGVDVILDNMGGAYFQRNIDSLNFDGRLFIIGLQGGVSTQVNLGSFLAKRLTVQGAGLRNRSPENKASIIKEVETKVWPAIVANKVKPVIYKSFPLSQAAEAHQLMESSQHIGKILLLA